ATTGATCTGTAAGATCAGCTGATTCAAATTGGCCAACGCCTCATTGAATGCCGATCCCATTTCCTTGAAATCCCCCTGTACATCCAACAGAAAATCTTCACTCAAATCTCCCTGAGACAAACGGATCAGTAATTCTTTGATTTGACTGAAAGGCTCAACAATATTGTCCATCAATCGGTTGAAAGCATCTGCAAGAATCTGATAATCCCCTTCGGCATTGTTCAGATGAACCCTTGCGGAAAGATTTCCGTGATCTCCCGCTTCACGAACCACATCCTGAATCGCCTTGATAACCTCTTTCTGCTGCGTAATCTCATTGGCAATTTTGATCACCTTAAACACCTTTCCTCGCTCATCCCTGACAGGAGTGTAAGAGGCGTTGATCCAAACGGATTCCCCTAATTTACTCATCCTTTCAAACTCCCCGGACTTGGAAATGCCATTCGCCAAATCATACCACATTTTCTGATACTCATCGGATTTTATCAAACCTGGACTACAGAAAATACGATGATGCTTGCCTTTGATTTCATCCACAGAATGATAGCCCAATGTGCTGATGAAATTGTCGTTGGCGGTAATAATCGTACCATCTGGCTCAAATTCAATGGATGCCCAGCCGGTATCAACCGCAGATTTCACTGCCGATGCCTGTAGTCGGCTTTCCACCATTTTGGTAATGTCATTGGCAATTTTGATCACCTTCACCACCTTACCCTGCTCATCGAATACGGGAGTATAGGAAGCGTTGATCCAAATGCCCTGCCCTTGTTTGGTCTGACGTAAAAACTCTCCTGTAGTCATTTTTCCATTGCCCAGTGCATCCCAAAAAGAGGCGTATTCTGCGCTATTGGCGTATTCATACTCACAAAAGATCCGATGATGACGACCAGAAAGCTCCGCACTGCTCTGGTAGCCCAAGGCTTTCACGAAGTTATCATTGGCACTGATGATGGTACCATCTGGCTCAAATTCAATGGATGCCCAACTGCTATTGACCGCACTTTCAAGGCTTTGTGCTCGCATCAGGTTTTGGCGCGCCTCCGTAACATCCTTAATGAAGGCTGTAAAGTTAAGCTCACCACCAATTTCTACTTTACTCAGGCTGATATTTGCCCAGAATTTGGATTGATCCTTTCTGCTCACTTCAAAATCTTGTGTCTTCCCCGCAGGATCATCCATCCCATAATCATCCTGTGCCTGCTGGCTTACCTGAGCAATGACCGGCGCAAGCACTTTAACTTCTTTGCCCAGTACATCCTCCTCACGGTGGCCAAACATCTGTACCGCCGCAGGATTAATATAGGTGATTTCTTTGCGGGAGTTAATCGTTACGATGGCATCAACGGCCTGATCCAGTGTTTTCCTGATCCGCTGACTGTTGCGTTCCACCTCTTCCTGAGTGGCCTGAATTTCCTCCAGATTCTGTCGAAGCTCCTCTTCCTGCGTACGGATATTCTCGATCATATCACTTGTTTCCCGCTTACGATCAGTAATATTGGAAGCCAGTTTAATAATTTTGACCACCTCATCCCTACTGTTTTTTACTGGCGTATAAGCGGCCTGCAACCAAACTTCCCGACCAGTGCTATCGAAGCGGCAAAATTCCCCATCCATACTTTCACCACTGGCAAGTGCTGGCCAGAACCGAGCGTATTCCTCGCTGCTGGTGAACTCTTCATCACAGAACATTTTATGATGTTTTCCTTTTATCGCTGACAAGGAATAGCCCATGGTCGCCAAAAAATTATCGTTGGCATCCAAAATGATGCCTTCAGGCGTGAATTCAATCATGGCCATACTGATATCCACCGCCGACTTGATACCTGCTGCCTGCACCCGAAGCGCCACCATATCGGTGATGTCGGAAGCAATCTTTAGCACCTTTTTCACCTTACCAGCACTGTCTTTTACAGGCGCATAGCTTGCGCTAATCCAAATAGATTTCCCTGCTTTCGTCTTGCGTTCAAATTCGCCAGACTTCACCATGCCATTGCCCAAATCCTGCCAAAATTGTGCGTAATCCTCGGACTGTTCGTAGGCTTCGGCACAAAAAATTCGGTGGTGTTTGCCTTTAATCTCCGATAAATCTTCATAACCGAGGGCATGAACAAAATTCTCATTGGCATTGAGTATTTTCCCTTTAGGGTCAAACTCAATGAATGCCCATGCTAAATCAATGGCTGATTTGAGGTTGGTATCCTGCACGGATTTTGCTCTTGTGCCAGTAGGGTTGGTGGTTTCACTTGCCATTATTATCTCATACTAAATTGTTGGTAAAACATCGTTTTGAGCCTTCGGTGATAAAAACAAAAGCAGGGGCTACAATGCCCCTATTTGCCTGATCTGGCTCGAAAGAAGATTTCAAACTATTTTAAAAACCTTCTCCCTAAACATTTTTTTTTACACGATTCATGAGGAAAGGTTCATGGCTGTGCTTCAGTAGCGCACTGGTCGAACTCCTCACCGATAACAATATCAAAACAAGTGAAAAACGACCTTTATACTATCTCTATGCGCATATTGAAGATCTCTATGAGGATAAAGTAACCGCCTAAAAATAAAAAAATGATGAAAATAGGTACGTGATTTTTACTGTTGATTTATAGGTAATTCCTCCTACATATCACCTTGAGGAATACGCAGGGGTTACCATATTCTATGAAAGCCAGCGAAAAAATAGCAGGGATAAAACGGATATAGCGAGTTAAAAAGGCCAATGGTAACCCACCCTTGACCGGACCCATACATTTATTTTCTTTATTCTTAGACATCCAGAACACAAGGTGCTCCTGCCTATTTCCTGATAAATGGCACATACAGGCAATAAAAGCATGTTCAGTCCGAGATCTGCTGATGAGTGTGTTTGATCAATCCAATTTTCTGCGGCAAGCTTAACTACAGATTCAACACCCAATGAAAAAAAAATACACTTT
This genomic interval from Persicobacter psychrovividus contains the following:
- a CDS encoding PAS domain S-box protein; this translates as MASETTNPTGTRAKSVQDTNLKSAIDLAWAFIEFDPKGKILNANENFVHALGYEDLSEIKGKHHRIFCAEAYEQSEDYAQFWQDLGNGMVKSGEFERKTKAGKSIWISASYAPVKDSAGKVKKVLKIASDITDMVALRVQAAGIKSAVDISMAMIEFTPEGIILDANDNFLATMGYSLSAIKGKHHKMFCDEEFTSSEEYARFWPALASGESMDGEFCRFDSTGREVWLQAAYTPVKNSRDEVVKIIKLASNITDRKRETSDMIENIRTQEEELRQNLEEIQATQEEVERNSQRIRKTLDQAVDAIVTINSRKEITYINPAAVQMFGHREEDVLGKEVKVLAPVIAQVSQQAQDDYGMDDPAGKTQDFEVSRKDQSKFWANISLSKVEIGGELNFTAFIKDVTEARQNLMRAQSLESAVNSSWASIEFEPDGTIISANDNFVKALGYQSSAELSGRHHRIFCEYEYANSAEYASFWDALGNGKMTTGEFLRQTKQGQGIWINASYTPVFDEQGKVVKVIKIANDITKMVESRLQASAVKSAVDTGWASIEFEPDGTIITANDNFISTLGYHSVDEIKGKHHRIFCSPGLIKSDEYQKMWYDLANGISKSGEFERMSKLGESVWINASYTPVRDERGKVFKVIKIANEITQQKEVIKAIQDVVREAGDHGNLSARVHLNNAEGDYQILADAFNRLMDNIVEPFSQIKELLIRLSQGDLSEDFLLDVQGDFKEMGSAFNEALANLNQLILQINDSANLVVKSAKEMSGKGEQMKGSTQEMASAIQQMAEGVQDQAQQIDQANSLIAKILTNAKDTALKADVINKSAEEGQRNSKEGVSTIEAVVENMQEIQGSATVTSESIKVLTKRSEEIARTLNVITDIASQTNLLALNAAIEAARAGEAGRGFAVVAEEIRKLAEDSRKSAQDIEKVISEVQNDINQASKSIEGMEVSVKNGNKAGGEAEAVFKRIDAASIETLNLSKQILESAAIQEEAINGTVKNIEKVVVVSEETSAGTEQIASSSQELNQGMDEVSATSVDLADVAYQLLEGVSKFKLRKQ